In a genomic window of Pseudomonas putida:
- a CDS encoding DUF1428 domain-containing protein, with translation MSYVNGFVAAVPTANREKFKKHAEIAAALFKESGALDVVECWGLDVPDGKLTSFPMAVKLKPDETVVFSWLIWPDKATSDAAMEKMMADPRMKPDVNPMPFDGQRMIFGGFEIIVKA, from the coding sequence ATGTCCTACGTCAATGGTTTTGTCGCGGCAGTGCCCACCGCCAACCGCGAGAAGTTCAAGAAGCACGCCGAAATCGCCGCCGCGTTGTTCAAGGAAAGCGGCGCCCTGGATGTGGTCGAGTGCTGGGGCCTTGATGTGCCCGATGGCAAGCTGACGTCGTTTCCCATGGCCGTGAAACTCAAGCCCGACGAAACCGTGGTGTTCAGCTGGCTTATATGGCCGGACAAGGCCACCAGCGACGCGGCGATGGAAAAAATGATGGCCGACCCGAGGATGAAGCCGGACGTCAATCCCATGCCATTCGATGGCCAGCGGATGATCTTCGGTGGCTTTGAAATCATCGTGAAGGCGTGA
- a CDS encoding cupin domain-containing protein translates to MSRNNKTKIACLLGGTFVATALTVFGGVSHADEAKPASTGQAPAKSWQTGLKRTDLIKRDLDVQGQEVVQVIVDFDPGVVSPRHAHPGVEVAHVLSGTFEYELEGQPNVVLNAGESLYIPAGTAHVAKNVGKGKASELATYIVKKDAPLVILKQ, encoded by the coding sequence ATGTCCCGAAATAACAAGACAAAAATAGCCTGCCTGCTCGGCGGCACCTTCGTCGCGACAGCGTTGACCGTTTTTGGCGGTGTGTCTCACGCTGATGAAGCCAAGCCAGCTTCCACCGGCCAGGCGCCTGCCAAGAGTTGGCAAACTGGCCTGAAGCGTACCGACCTGATCAAGCGTGACCTGGATGTCCAGGGGCAGGAAGTGGTCCAGGTGATCGTCGATTTCGATCCGGGCGTCGTTTCGCCACGACATGCTCATCCGGGTGTCGAGGTGGCGCACGTGCTTTCGGGGACCTTCGAGTACGAGCTTGAGGGCCAGCCGAACGTCGTGCTCAACGCCGGCGAGTCCCTGTACATCCCGGCCGGTACGGCCCACGTGGCGAAGAACGTCGGCAAGGGCAAGGCTTCGGAACTGGCGACCTACATCGTCAAGAAGGACGCGCCGCTGGTGATCCTCAAGCAATAA
- a CDS encoding MFS transporter, producing the protein MNSTTAATADSQRTPSIRWALASLSLSMLLSSLGTSIANVGLPTLAEVFEASFQQVQWVVLAYLLAITTLIVSVGRLGDLIGRRRLLLSGIGLFSVASALCGIAPSLELLIGARALQGLGAAIMMALTLAFVSETVAKDKSGSAMGLLGSMSAIGTAMGPALGGLLIGEFGWRGIFLITVPLGLLTWLLAKRHLPADRMKAQTPGTTFDWPGTLMLALTLAAYALAMTLGRGHFGVLNLALIVLACVGAGVFVWVEQRVAAPLIRLAMFRDRPLRASLLMSLLVATVMMGTLVVGPFYLTQALGLGTLEAGAVLSVGPLVAALTGVPAGRIADRFGARRMTLAGLLTIGLGCVLLALLPRSLGVVGYIVPMVVVTLGYAAFQTANNTQVMTDVQPEQRGVVSGLLNLSRNLGLITGASALGAVFALASTTMELGAGAGMRVTFVVASGLISLACLIAITLCRSEPARDGRQR; encoded by the coding sequence ATGAATTCCACTACAGCCGCCACGGCAGATAGCCAACGAACCCCGTCAATCAGGTGGGCACTGGCCAGCCTGTCGCTGTCGATGCTGCTGTCATCACTGGGCACCAGCATTGCCAACGTCGGCCTGCCGACATTGGCCGAGGTATTCGAGGCTTCCTTTCAGCAAGTGCAATGGGTCGTTCTCGCCTACTTGCTGGCCATTACCACGCTGATTGTCAGCGTCGGTCGCCTGGGCGATCTCATCGGTCGACGCCGCCTGCTGTTGTCCGGGATAGGCCTGTTCAGCGTGGCGTCGGCCCTGTGCGGCATCGCACCGAGCCTGGAACTGTTGATCGGCGCGCGGGCGCTTCAGGGCCTGGGCGCGGCGATCATGATGGCGTTGACCCTGGCGTTTGTCAGCGAGACGGTGGCCAAGGACAAGTCCGGCAGCGCCATGGGGTTGCTCGGCAGCATGTCGGCCATCGGTACGGCAATGGGGCCGGCGCTGGGTGGCTTGTTGATTGGTGAATTCGGCTGGCGCGGGATTTTCCTGATCACCGTGCCCCTGGGGCTGCTGACCTGGCTGCTGGCCAAGCGTCATTTGCCGGCCGACCGGATGAAAGCCCAGACCCCGGGGACGACGTTCGATTGGCCGGGCACGCTGATGCTCGCGTTGACCCTCGCCGCCTATGCGCTGGCCATGACCCTTGGTCGTGGACATTTCGGCGTGCTCAATCTGGCGTTGATCGTTCTGGCTTGCGTGGGTGCCGGGGTGTTTGTATGGGTTGAGCAACGGGTCGCTGCGCCGTTGATTCGCCTGGCGATGTTCCGGGACCGGCCACTGCGCGCCAGCCTGCTCATGAGTCTGTTGGTGGCCACGGTGATGATGGGCACGCTGGTGGTCGGGCCGTTCTATCTGACACAGGCCCTCGGGTTGGGCACGCTCGAGGCGGGAGCGGTGCTGTCCGTCGGCCCCTTGGTCGCGGCCCTGACGGGCGTACCGGCCGGACGCATCGCCGATCGATTCGGCGCCCGGCGCATGACCCTGGCCGGGTTGCTCACCATCGGCCTTGGCTGCGTGCTGCTGGCGCTGTTGCCGCGCAGCCTCGGGGTTGTCGGCTACATCGTGCCAATGGTGGTGGTGACGTTGGGTTATGCCGCGTTCCAGACGGCGAACAACACGCAGGTCATGACCGATGTTCAGCCCGAACAACGGGGGGTGGTGTCAGGCCTGCTCAATCTGTCGCGCAACCTGGGGTTGATCACCGGGGCTTCGGCACTGGGCGCGGTGTTTGCCCTGGCTTCTACGACGATGGAACTGGGTGCCGGCGCCGGGATGCGCGTGACCTTCGTCGTGGCATCGGGGTTGATCAGCCTTGCCTGCCTGATCGCCATCACCCTCTGTAGGAGCGAGCCTGCTCGCGATGGTCGTCAACGATGA
- a CDS encoding carbonic anhydrase: protein MDFLQTLAQRNSDFADNEFTAGMKMMPSRRTTIIGCVDPRVDPMNVLKLEPGEAAVIRNVGGRVNPALLETMALLRSLAKARGSEIGEGWNLILLHHTDCGIVGCSHHAPELLAKHLGIAPQDLPAKAIDDPYQSVAQDVAMLKANPNLPGDLVVTGLVYDVATGRIETVVPPSPLRSA, encoded by the coding sequence ATGGACTTTCTCCAGACCCTTGCCCAACGCAATTCGGACTTCGCAGACAACGAATTTACCGCCGGCATGAAGATGATGCCGTCGCGCCGGACCACCATCATCGGCTGTGTCGACCCCCGGGTAGACCCGATGAATGTGCTCAAGCTTGAACCCGGTGAAGCGGCGGTGATCCGCAATGTCGGTGGCCGGGTCAACCCGGCGCTGCTGGAAACCATGGCGCTGTTGCGCAGCCTTGCCAAAGCCCGTGGCTCGGAGATCGGCGAAGGCTGGAACCTGATCCTGCTGCACCACACCGATTGCGGCATTGTGGGCTGCTCGCACCATGCCCCGGAGTTGCTGGCGAAACACCTGGGCATCGCGCCGCAAGACCTGCCGGCCAAGGCCATCGACGACCCCTACCAGTCGGTCGCCCAGGATGTGGCGATGCTCAAAGCCAACCCGAACCTGCCCGGCGACCTGGTCGTCACTGGCCTGGTCTACGACGTGGCCACCGGGCGGATCGAAACGGTGGTGCCGCCGAGCCCTCTGAGATCTGCATAA
- a CDS encoding LysR family transcriptional regulator, whose amino-acid sequence MSSPDFNLLITLDVLLTEGSVAAAAKRLRLSPSAMSRALARLRETTGDPLLVRAGRGLVPTPRALELRERVNQLVQDTEAVLRPAEQPDLQQLVRTFTLRTSEGFVENFGAALIARLAEQAPGVRLRFMHKPDKDSSGLRDGTVDLETGVVGKAASPELRTQGLFRDRFIGVVRLGHPLGEGQITPQRYAAGRHISVSRRGLDKGLIDDCLAPLGLQRHIATIVPGFSTALALARTSELIASVPERHTANLRAGLHSFELPLTLPDFTVAMLWHPRLDADPVHRWLRGCLREVCGQ is encoded by the coding sequence ATGTCCTCGCCCGATTTCAACCTGCTGATCACCCTCGACGTCCTGCTGACCGAAGGCAGTGTCGCCGCAGCGGCCAAGCGCCTGCGCCTGAGCCCGTCCGCCATGAGCCGGGCATTGGCGCGCCTGCGCGAAACCACCGGTGATCCGCTGCTGGTCAGGGCAGGGCGCGGGCTGGTGCCGACGCCCCGGGCGCTGGAGCTGCGTGAACGGGTCAATCAGTTGGTGCAGGACACCGAAGCCGTGCTGCGCCCGGCCGAACAACCGGACCTTCAGCAATTGGTGCGCACCTTCACCCTGCGCACCAGTGAGGGTTTTGTCGAAAACTTCGGTGCCGCGCTGATCGCCCGCCTTGCCGAGCAGGCACCGGGCGTGCGCCTGCGCTTCATGCACAAGCCCGACAAGGACAGTTCAGGGCTGCGCGACGGTACGGTTGATCTGGAAACCGGTGTCGTCGGCAAGGCCGCCAGCCCGGAACTGCGCACCCAGGGATTGTTCCGTGATCGTTTCATCGGCGTGGTGCGGCTCGGCCATCCGCTGGGCGAGGGCCAGATCACCCCGCAGCGCTATGCGGCCGGCCGTCACATCAGTGTTTCGCGACGGGGGCTGGACAAGGGACTGATTGACGATTGCCTGGCGCCGCTCGGCTTGCAGCGGCACATTGCAACCATCGTCCCCGGCTTCTCCACTGCACTGGCACTGGCCCGAACCAGCGAGCTGATCGCCAGCGTACCGGAGCGCCACACGGCCAATCTGCGGGCGGGCCTGCACAGCTTCGAGCTGCCGCTGACGTTGCCGGACTTTACCGTGGCCATGCTCTGGCACCCGCGTCTGGACGCCGACCCGGTGCATCGCTGGTTGCGGGGTTGTTTGCGGGAGGTGTGCGGGCAATAA
- the thpR gene encoding RNA 2',3'-cyclic phosphodiesterase, producing MSDESREPFKRLFFALDCAPAQRKAIAQWRSTLQLRSGRPVPAENFHLTLKFLGSVDAAQIAAICDAVMSVHASTERLTVVLDRLDVWRRAGVLVLAPEQAPPGLLRLVYDLEQALLPFGLEETSKEFRPHLTLARDYRAPAPESPTAPEFFLRADHFTLFESRKGRYHALARWPLRDQ from the coding sequence ATGAGCGACGAATCCCGCGAACCCTTCAAACGACTGTTTTTTGCCCTCGATTGTGCACCCGCGCAACGCAAGGCCATTGCCCAATGGCGTAGCACCTTGCAACTGCGCAGCGGACGTCCGGTACCGGCAGAGAACTTTCACCTGACGCTTAAGTTTCTGGGCTCGGTCGATGCCGCGCAGATTGCGGCGATCTGTGACGCCGTGATGTCTGTGCATGCGTCGACTGAGCGCTTGACCGTGGTGCTGGATCGGCTGGATGTCTGGCGCAGAGCAGGGGTGCTGGTGTTGGCCCCGGAGCAGGCGCCGCCGGGGTTGCTGCGCCTGGTGTATGACCTTGAGCAGGCGCTGCTGCCGTTCGGCCTGGAGGAAACATCGAAGGAATTTCGCCCGCACCTGACTTTGGCCCGGGACTATCGCGCGCCCGCGCCGGAGTCGCCCACGGCACCGGAGTTCTTCCTGCGCGCCGACCATTTCACCCTGTTCGAATCCCGCAAGGGCCGCTATCACGCGTTGGCCCGATGGCCATTGCGCGACCAATAA
- a CDS encoding ABC transporter permease subunit — translation MKRFGFSKMMLWLGLSFIYLPMLILVIYSFNASKLVTVWGGWSFKWYAGLLDNAQLMGSVVRSLEIACYTAVAAVALGTLAAFVLTRVTRFKGRTLFGGLVTAPLVMPEVITGLSLLLLFVAMAQLIGWPMERGIVTIWIAHTTFCAAYVAVVVSARLRELDLSIEEAAMDLGAKPFKVFFLITIPMIAPSLAAGGMMSFALSLDDLVLASFVSGPGSTTLPMEVFSAVRLGVKPEINAVASLILLAVSIVTFMVWYFSRRAEASRKRAIQEAMEQTASESWQQPQRTAATA, via the coding sequence ATGAAACGTTTCGGTTTCTCAAAAATGATGCTGTGGCTCGGCCTGTCGTTCATCTATCTGCCGATGCTGATTCTGGTGATCTACTCGTTCAACGCCTCGAAGCTGGTGACGGTGTGGGGTGGCTGGTCGTTCAAGTGGTACGCCGGCCTGCTCGACAACGCACAGCTGATGGGTTCGGTGGTGCGCTCGCTGGAAATCGCCTGCTACACCGCGGTCGCGGCAGTGGCACTGGGCACCTTGGCGGCGTTCGTGCTGACTCGCGTTACCCGCTTCAAGGGTCGCACGCTGTTCGGTGGCCTGGTCACCGCGCCGCTGGTGATGCCTGAGGTGATCACCGGTCTGTCGCTGTTGCTGCTGTTCGTGGCCATGGCGCAGCTGATTGGCTGGCCGATGGAACGCGGCATCGTGACGATCTGGATCGCTCACACCACGTTTTGTGCCGCCTACGTTGCAGTGGTAGTCTCCGCCCGCCTTCGCGAGCTGGACCTGTCCATCGAAGAAGCGGCCATGGACCTGGGTGCCAAGCCGTTCAAGGTGTTCTTCCTGATCACCATCCCGATGATCGCGCCATCCCTGGCAGCCGGCGGCATGATGTCGTTCGCCCTGTCCCTGGATGACCTGGTACTGGCGAGCTTCGTTTCCGGCCCGGGTTCCACAACCCTGCCGATGGAAGTGTTCTCGGCGGTGCGCCTGGGCGTGAAGCCCGAGATCAACGCCGTGGCCAGCCTGATTCTGCTGGCGGTGTCGATCGTGACCTTCATGGTCTGGTACTTCAGCCGCCGCGCCGAAGCCAGCCGCAAGCGGGCGATCCAGGAAGCGATGGAACAGACGGCGAGCGAATCCTGGCAACAACCGCAACGGACCGCTGCAACCGCCTAA
- a CDS encoding polyamine ABC transporter substrate-binding protein, with the protein MKMFGRTLLTLSLMGAIAAGAQANDKVLRVYNWSDYIAPDTVKKFEDETGIQVTYDVFDSNETLEARLLAGKSGYDIVVPSNSFLAKQVKAGVYQELDKSKLPNWKNLNPVLLKNASASDPDNGHAFPYMWGSIGIGFNPEKVKEVLGANAPTNSWDLLFKPENAEKLKACGISFLDSPTEMIPAALHYLGYPVNDQDKAHIAEAEALFMKIRPSVSYFHSSKYISDLANGNICVAVGYSGDVLQAKARAQEAGDKVKIDYSIPKEGAGSFYDMVAIPRDAANVENAYLFMNFLMRPDIIAEITNNIGYSNANAAATPLVDEAIRNDPGSYPSQETMATLYAIPDMPIGVQRVMTRGWTKVKLGK; encoded by the coding sequence ATGAAAATGTTTGGCAGGACTCTGCTGACACTGTCCTTAATGGGCGCAATCGCCGCTGGCGCCCAAGCCAATGACAAGGTACTGCGCGTCTACAACTGGTCGGATTACATTGCCCCGGACACCGTCAAGAAGTTCGAAGACGAGACCGGGATCCAGGTGACCTACGATGTGTTCGACAGTAACGAAACCCTCGAAGCACGCCTGCTGGCGGGCAAGTCCGGCTACGACATCGTCGTGCCGTCCAACAGTTTCCTGGCCAAGCAGGTCAAGGCTGGCGTCTATCAGGAACTGGACAAATCCAAGCTGCCTAATTGGAAAAACCTCAACCCGGTGCTGCTGAAAAACGCCTCGGCCAGCGACCCGGATAACGGTCACGCCTTCCCGTACATGTGGGGCTCGATCGGTATCGGCTTCAACCCGGAAAAGGTCAAGGAAGTGCTGGGCGCCAACGCCCCGACCAACTCCTGGGACCTGTTGTTCAAACCGGAAAACGCCGAAAAACTCAAAGCCTGCGGCATCAGTTTCCTCGACTCACCGACCGAGATGATCCCGGCCGCCCTGCACTACCTGGGCTACCCGGTGAACGACCAGGACAAGGCGCACATTGCCGAAGCCGAAGCGTTGTTCATGAAGATTCGTCCGTCGGTGTCGTACTTCCATTCCTCGAAATACATCTCGGACCTCGCCAACGGCAACATCTGCGTGGCCGTGGGGTACTCCGGCGACGTGCTGCAGGCCAAGGCCCGCGCCCAGGAAGCCGGCGACAAGGTGAAGATCGACTACAGCATCCCGAAAGAAGGCGCCGGCAGTTTCTACGACATGGTCGCCATCCCCCGCGATGCCGCCAACGTCGAGAACGCCTACCTGTTCATGAACTTCCTGATGCGCCCGGACATCATCGCCGAGATCACCAACAACATCGGCTACAGCAACGCCAACGCGGCGGCCACGCCCTTGGTGGATGAAGCGATTCGCAACGATCCGGGTTCGTACCCGTCGCAGGAAACCATGGCGACCTTGTATGCGATTCCGGATATGCCGATTGGTGTGCAGCGGGTCATGACCCGGGGTTGGACCAAGGTGAAGCTGGGCAAGTAA
- a CDS encoding ABC transporter permease subunit has product MPSGRKIVIGIPFLWLCLFFMLPFFLVMKISFSEAALAIPPYSEIYTYAEQKFQLMLNIGNYTLLGEDELYLSAYLGSLKVAFFSTLMCLVIGFPMAYAITKASKEAQNVLMLLIMMPTWTAILIRVYAWMGIISNNGLLNAFLMWTGLIDHPIEILNTNTAVYIGVVYAYLPFMVLPLYANLVKHDQSLLEAASDLGSSTFNSFWKITVPLAKNGIIAGCMLVFIPVVGEFVIPELLGGPETLMIGRVLWQEFFNNRDWPVASALAVVMLLILIVPILLFNRSQAKEMEARG; this is encoded by the coding sequence GTGCCCAGCGGCCGAAAGATCGTGATCGGCATTCCATTCCTGTGGCTGTGCCTGTTCTTCATGCTGCCGTTTTTCCTGGTAATGAAGATCAGCTTCTCCGAAGCGGCCCTGGCCATTCCGCCCTACTCGGAGATCTACACCTACGCCGAGCAGAAATTCCAGTTGATGCTCAACATCGGCAACTACACGTTGCTGGGTGAAGACGAGCTGTACCTGTCGGCTTATCTGGGTTCGTTGAAGGTCGCGTTTTTCAGCACGCTGATGTGCCTGGTGATCGGTTTCCCGATGGCCTACGCCATTACCAAGGCGAGCAAGGAAGCGCAGAACGTCCTGATGCTGTTGATCATGATGCCGACCTGGACCGCGATCCTGATCCGCGTGTATGCGTGGATGGGCATCATCAGCAACAACGGTCTGCTCAACGCTTTCCTGATGTGGACCGGGCTGATCGATCACCCGATCGAGATCCTCAACACCAACACCGCCGTCTATATCGGCGTGGTGTATGCGTATCTGCCGTTCATGGTGCTGCCGCTGTACGCCAACCTGGTCAAGCACGACCAGAGCCTGCTGGAAGCCGCCTCGGACCTGGGTTCGAGCACCTTCAACAGCTTCTGGAAAATCACCGTGCCGCTGGCCAAGAACGGCATCATCGCCGGCTGCATGCTGGTGTTCATTCCGGTGGTGGGCGAGTTCGTGATTCCGGAGCTGCTGGGCGGCCCGGAGACCCTGATGATCGGTCGCGTGCTGTGGCAAGAGTTCTTCAATAACCGCGACTGGCCGGTGGCTTCCGCCCTGGCGGTGGTGATGCTGTTGATCCTGATTGTGCCGATTCTGCTGTTCAACCGCAGTCAGGCCAAAGAGATGGAGGCACGGGGATGA
- a CDS encoding TonB-dependent receptor, which yields MLSLAIALTAMAPVHSALAAESIQNEATHSYAIGPGSLAGVLAQFAVQSGVLLSFDANLLNGQQSAGLQGNYSVASGFARLLQGSGFSLINTGTDSYTLAPQVDSGAALELGATTVSGITEDADTYAGGQVAKTARLGVLGNRSINDVPFSVVSYTAKTIEDQQARTVGDVLLNDASVRQSAGFGNFSQVFTIRGLPLTTDDISFNGLYGVLPRQIITTEALERVELFKGPNAFINGVAPGGSGIGGSVNLVPKRAQDTPTRSVTLDYASDTQVGGHLDLGQRFGEDNRFGARVNLANHGGDTAVDDESEHSQLVALGLDYRGDRLRVSTDLGYQKLRINNGRSVVYPTGTKVPHAPSARDNYAQNWTWSELEDTYGMVNAEYDLDDNWTAYAGGGAKHTRENGEYSSLYVANDGSGKVGFLYSPHDEDNKSAMAGLNGHFNTGPVTHQMNFGLSGTWGEQRSAFEAILVANRVNGNLYNPVQVPRPTNTYFGSDIHDPRIVGKNRIKSAAMSDTLGFIDDRVLLTLGVRRQTIEVDSWNTTSGARTANYEESITTPVYGLVIKPWEHVSFYANRIEGLQQGPTAPTTGVTNPGEVFAPNRSKQTEAGVKLDWNSFGATLGMYRIEMPNSSTSTLTGNRLPTFSVDGEQVNKGVELNVFGEPLDGLRVLAGATWMDTEQKKTSNGLNDGNRAAGVPRFQYNLGADWDVPGIQGAALNGRLLRTGGEYVNAANSLSIPAWTRVDLGARYGFKADDKYITLRANVENVANKAYWSAASTANNYLTQGEPRTLKLSATVDF from the coding sequence ATGCTGAGCCTGGCCATCGCCCTGACCGCCATGGCTCCGGTTCACAGCGCCCTGGCCGCCGAATCCATCCAGAACGAAGCCACCCACAGCTACGCCATCGGCCCGGGCTCGCTGGCCGGTGTACTGGCGCAGTTCGCCGTGCAATCGGGCGTGTTGCTGTCGTTCGATGCCAACTTGCTCAATGGCCAGCAAAGCGCCGGCCTGCAAGGCAATTACAGCGTAGCGTCGGGTTTCGCGCGCCTGCTGCAAGGCAGCGGTTTTTCGCTGATCAACACCGGCACCGACAGCTACACCCTGGCCCCGCAGGTCGACAGCGGCGCGGCACTGGAACTGGGCGCCACCACGGTCAGCGGCATCACCGAGGACGCCGACACCTATGCGGGTGGTCAGGTGGCCAAGACCGCGCGCCTGGGTGTGCTGGGCAATCGCAGCATCAATGACGTGCCATTCAGCGTGGTCAGCTATACCGCCAAGACCATCGAGGACCAACAGGCGCGGACCGTGGGCGATGTGCTGCTCAACGATGCCTCGGTGCGCCAGTCGGCGGGCTTCGGCAACTTTTCCCAGGTGTTCACCATTCGCGGCCTGCCGCTGACCACCGACGATATTTCCTTCAATGGTCTTTACGGCGTGCTGCCCCGGCAGATCATCACCACCGAGGCCCTGGAGCGGGTCGAACTGTTCAAGGGCCCGAACGCCTTCATCAACGGCGTGGCGCCGGGCGGCAGCGGTATCGGCGGCAGCGTCAACCTGGTGCCCAAGCGCGCGCAGGACACCCCGACCCGCAGCGTGACCCTCGATTACGCCAGCGACACCCAGGTCGGCGGGCATCTCGACCTTGGCCAGCGCTTCGGCGAAGACAACCGCTTCGGCGCCCGGGTCAACCTGGCCAATCACGGTGGCGACACCGCCGTGGATGACGAGTCCGAACACTCACAACTGGTGGCCCTGGGGCTGGACTATCGCGGCGATCGCCTGCGCGTCTCCACTGACCTTGGCTATCAGAAGCTGCGCATCAACAACGGCCGCTCCGTGGTCTACCCCACCGGAACCAAGGTCCCGCATGCGCCGTCGGCCAGGGACAACTACGCCCAGAACTGGACCTGGTCGGAGCTGGAAGACACCTATGGCATGGTCAACGCCGAGTACGACCTCGACGACAACTGGACGGCCTATGCCGGTGGCGGCGCCAAGCACACCCGGGAAAACGGCGAATACTCCTCGTTGTATGTGGCCAACGACGGCAGCGGCAAGGTGGGCTTTCTCTATTCGCCCCATGACGAAGACAACAAGAGCGCGATGGCCGGCTTGAACGGCCACTTCAACACCGGCCCTGTCACCCACCAGATGAACTTCGGCCTGTCGGGCACCTGGGGCGAGCAGCGCTCGGCGTTCGAAGCGATCCTGGTGGCCAACCGCGTCAACGGCAACCTGTACAACCCGGTGCAAGTGCCGCGCCCGACCAACACCTATTTCGGCAGCGACATCCATGACCCGCGCATCGTCGGCAAGAACCGGATCAAGAGTGCCGCCATGTCCGACACCCTGGGTTTCATCGACGACCGCGTGCTGCTGACCCTCGGTGTGCGTCGCCAGACCATCGAAGTCGACAGCTGGAACACCACCAGCGGTGCGCGCACCGCCAACTATGAAGAGTCGATCACTACGCCGGTCTACGGCCTGGTGATCAAGCCGTGGGAACACGTGTCGTTCTACGCCAACCGCATCGAAGGCCTGCAACAGGGCCCGACCGCGCCGACCACTGGCGTGACCAACCCCGGCGAAGTCTTTGCGCCCAACCGCAGCAAGCAGACCGAGGCCGGGGTCAAGCTCGACTGGAACAGCTTCGGCGCGACCCTCGGCATGTACCGCATCGAGATGCCGAACAGCTCGACCTCGACCCTCACCGGCAACCGCCTGCCGACCTTCAGCGTCGATGGCGAGCAGGTGAACAAGGGGGTGGAGCTGAACGTGTTCGGTGAACCGCTGGATGGCCTGCGGGTGCTGGCCGGCGCGACCTGGATGGACACCGAACAGAAGAAAACCTCCAACGGTCTCAACGATGGCAATCGTGCCGCCGGGGTTCCGCGCTTCCAGTACAACCTGGGTGCCGACTGGGACGTGCCAGGCATTCAGGGCGCCGCGCTCAACGGTCGCCTGCTGCGCACCGGCGGCGAGTACGTCAATGCCGCCAACAGCCTGAGCATTCCGGCCTGGACCCGCGTGGACCTCGGAGCCCGCTACGGTTTCAAAGCCGATGACAAGTACATCACCCTGCGGGCCAACGTCGAAAACGTGGCGAACAAGGCGTACTGGTCTGCGGCCTCGACCGCCAACAACTACCTGACCCAGGGCGAGCCACGGACGTTGAAACTGTCGGCGACCGTGGACTTCTGA
- a CDS encoding LysR family transcriptional regulator, which produces MPFKDILSLRLYTRVAHLGSFSAAARESGLTQSQVSRMVAELEAGLGVRLLSRTTRAVAPTEAGLEFLARMEPILAALDDAENSVRETGELRGLLRIGMPSTMGIRVIIPRLSAFTERHPLLHLELMLEDKRQDMIKEAVDVGIRVGHLPDLSGTARLIGTMQRVIVASPDYLACHGTPLLPEDLQEHRIVGGPVGAHASSWQMERDGNTQSLDLKPQLIINDTAGALAAAAGGLGIVSTTSWACRLELENGSLVQLLPQWKMADLPVHAYFPMGRSTRMAARAFADFLAQELAT; this is translated from the coding sequence ATGCCCTTCAAAGACATCCTCAGCCTGCGGCTGTACACCCGCGTCGCGCACCTGGGCAGCTTTTCGGCGGCCGCCCGGGAAAGCGGGCTCACCCAATCCCAGGTGTCGCGGATGGTCGCCGAGCTGGAGGCGGGCCTGGGCGTGCGGCTGCTGTCGCGCACCACCCGCGCCGTGGCGCCGACCGAGGCGGGCCTTGAGTTTCTGGCGCGCATGGAACCGATCCTCGCGGCCCTCGACGATGCCGAGAACAGCGTGCGCGAAACCGGCGAGCTGCGGGGTTTGCTGCGCATCGGCATGCCGTCGACCATGGGTATCCGCGTGATCATTCCAAGGCTGTCGGCCTTTACCGAGCGTCACCCTTTACTGCATCTGGAATTGATGCTCGAAGACAAAAGACAGGACATGATCAAGGAGGCGGTCGATGTCGGGATCCGCGTGGGCCACCTGCCGGACCTGTCCGGCACCGCCCGGCTGATCGGCACGATGCAGCGGGTGATCGTCGCGTCACCGGATTATCTGGCGTGTCACGGCACGCCGCTGCTGCCTGAGGATTTGCAGGAGCATCGCATCGTCGGTGGGCCGGTGGGGGCGCATGCGTCGTCCTGGCAAATGGAGCGGGACGGTAACACCCAATCCCTTGATCTCAAGCCACAGCTCATTATCAACGACACCGCTGGCGCGCTGGCCGCCGCTGCCGGAGGGCTTGGCATCGTGTCGACTACCTCCTGGGCGTGCCGACTGGAGCTGGAAAACGGCTCGCTGGTGCAGCTTCTGCCGCAATGGAAAATGGCCGACCTGCCGGTGCATGCCTACTTTCCCATGGGTCGCTCAACGCGGATGGCGGCGCGGGCGTTTGCCGATTTTCTGGCGCAAGAGTTGGCCACCTGA